Proteins encoded together in one Chryseobacterium taklimakanense window:
- the paaD gene encoding 1,2-phenylacetyl-CoA epoxidase subunit PaaD, protein MFTLLKQIPDPEIPVINIVELGMVRDARMVSENEAEITVTPTYSACPAMYNIEEDIINLFKENGIQAKVTTQMFPVWTTDWITGEAREKLRNYGIAPPEIGADEDHLNIPKKCPRCGSENTRQISRFGSTLCKASYQCSDCLEPFDYFKCH, encoded by the coding sequence ATTTTTACATTGCTTAAGCAAATCCCGGATCCCGAAATTCCCGTGATCAACATTGTGGAACTCGGCATGGTTCGGGATGCCAGAATGGTTTCGGAAAACGAAGCAGAGATCACCGTCACACCCACGTACTCTGCCTGTCCGGCGATGTATAATATTGAGGAAGACATCATTAATTTATTCAAAGAAAACGGAATTCAGGCAAAAGTTACAACGCAGATGTTTCCCGTTTGGACAACCGATTGGATTACCGGTGAAGCCCGCGAAAAACTGAGAAATTACGGCATCGCACCGCCCGAAATAGGCGCTGATGAGGATCATCTGAACATTCCAAAAAAATGTCCGCGCTGCGGCTCGGAAAATACACGGCAGATTTCAAGATTCGGTTCCACGCTTTGCAAGGCAAGTTACCAGTGCAGCGACTGTCTGGAGCCTTTTGATTATTTTAAATGCCATTAA
- the paaC gene encoding 1,2-phenylacetyl-CoA epoxidase subunit PaaC, with translation MKNYLLKLADDTLIMGQRLAEWCGKGPYLEEDIALTNIALDYLGQSSNFYKYAAQLQGEGKSEDDLAFLRYEHEYLNAQLVEFPNGDYAQTILKVYFFAAYQKLLYERLSASSDEQLSALAQKSLKEVKYHYTHASTWVKMFAQGTEESSTRLQNALSNLWEYTGGLFDEVDGETDLVKLELIPDSKTLYADWKNLVSEDFEKFGIEIPESEFMQKGSRKGVHTEYFGYILCELQYMQRAYPGCEW, from the coding sequence ATGAAAAACTACCTCCTGAAACTTGCCGACGATACCCTGATCATGGGGCAGCGACTGGCTGAATGGTGCGGAAAAGGGCCTTATCTGGAAGAAGATATTGCGCTCACCAATATTGCGCTGGATTATCTGGGGCAAAGTTCAAACTTTTATAAATACGCCGCGCAGCTCCAGGGTGAAGGGAAATCTGAAGATGACCTTGCATTCCTGCGCTACGAACACGAGTACCTGAATGCGCAACTGGTTGAATTTCCAAACGGAGATTATGCGCAGACGATCCTCAAGGTGTATTTTTTTGCCGCTTACCAAAAGCTTCTTTATGAAAGGCTCTCTGCCAGCAGTGATGAGCAGCTTTCCGCATTGGCTCAAAAATCCCTGAAAGAAGTTAAATACCATTACACGCATGCCTCAACCTGGGTAAAGATGTTTGCTCAGGGAACTGAAGAAAGCAGTACGCGCCTCCAGAATGCACTCAGTAATCTCTGGGAGTATACCGGCGGTTTGTTTGATGAGGTTGATGGCGAAACGGATTTGGTAAAACTGGAGCTGATTCCGGATTCCAAAACGCTTTATGCAGACTGGAAAAATTTGGTTTCAGAAGATTTTGAAAAATTCGGAATAGAGATTCCTGAATCAGAATTTATGCAGAAGGGCAGCAGAAAAGGCGTTCACACCGAGTATTTCGGCTACATCCTCTGCGAACTGCAATATATGCAGAGAGCGTATCCCGGCTGTGAATGGTAG
- the paaB gene encoding 1,2-phenylacetyl-CoA epoxidase subunit PaaB, producing MSNLDMWEVFIQTKPGLSHKHAGTVQAATAEMALQNARDVYTRRMEGTSIWVIPSKYVVTSEGMDKEAFFDPADDKLYRHPTFYQIPNDVKNM from the coding sequence ATGAGTAATTTAGATATGTGGGAAGTTTTCATCCAGACCAAACCGGGGCTTTCCCATAAGCACGCCGGAACAGTGCAGGCAGCAACCGCAGAAATGGCGCTGCAGAATGCCCGTGATGTTTACACCCGAAGAATGGAAGGTACGTCGATTTGGGTGATACCCAGCAAATATGTGGTAACAAGTGAAGGGATGGACAAGGAAGCGTTCTTTGATCCGGCAGATGACAAACTCTACCGCCACCCGACCTTTTATCAGATCCCTAATGATGTGAAAAATATGTAG
- the paaA gene encoding 1,2-phenylacetyl-CoA epoxidase subunit PaaA, which yields MDHNKFLEYVQAENKVEPKDMMPEDYRKLLVRQISQHAHSEVVGMLPEANWITRAPSLRRKMALLAKIQDEAGHGLYLYAATETLNDGTVNADRDSAYSDMLAGKAKYSSIFNYPTLSWADIGAIGWLVDGAAIMNQVMLMGNSYGPYARAMVRICKEESFHQRQGYEILMTLCRGTKQQKEMAQQALNRFWWPALMMFGPNDDASPNSQKSMNYRVKRESNDSLRQRFVDVTVPQAEFLGLKIPDENLKWNEERGHYDFGDLPWDEFMEGLKGNGPANKKRLQTKINAQKENAWVKEAAVAYAEKFKNVTT from the coding sequence ATGGATCATAATAAATTTTTAGAATACGTACAGGCCGAAAACAAAGTGGAGCCAAAGGATATGATGCCGGAAGATTACCGCAAACTTTTGGTAAGGCAGATTTCTCAGCATGCGCATTCTGAGGTGGTCGGGATGCTGCCGGAAGCCAACTGGATTACCAGGGCACCGTCTTTGCGCAGAAAGATGGCACTTTTAGCCAAAATTCAGGATGAGGCCGGGCACGGGCTTTACCTTTATGCCGCTACCGAAACTTTGAATGACGGCACCGTCAATGCTGACCGGGATTCTGCATACAGTGATATGCTTGCCGGGAAAGCAAAATATTCCAGTATTTTCAATTATCCCACTTTGAGCTGGGCAGATATCGGTGCGATTGGCTGGCTGGTGGATGGTGCTGCGATCATGAATCAGGTTATGCTGATGGGGAATTCTTACGGCCCTTATGCCCGGGCGATGGTAAGGATTTGTAAAGAAGAATCTTTCCACCAGCGCCAGGGTTATGAAATCCTGATGACACTCTGCCGCGGTACAAAACAGCAGAAAGAAATGGCGCAGCAGGCGCTGAACCGCTTTTGGTGGCCGGCACTCATGATGTTCGGGCCCAATGACGATGCCTCGCCCAATTCTCAAAAGTCAATGAACTATCGCGTGAAAAGGGAAAGCAACGATTCCCTGCGCCAGCGTTTTGTGGATGTTACCGTTCCTCAGGCTGAATTTTTAGGTCTCAAAATTCCCGACGAAAACCTGAAATGGAACGAAGAACGCGGCCACTACGATTTTGGAGATTTGCCTTGGGACGAATTTATGGAAGGGCTGAAAGGAAACGGTCCTGCCAATAAAAAACGCCTGCAAACCAAAATAAACGCCCAGAAGGAAAACGCCTGGGTAAAGGAAGCTGCCGTAGCGTACGCGGAGAAGTTTAAAAATGTAACCACGTAA
- a CDS encoding 2Fe-2S iron-sulfur cluster-binding protein — MHHFHILKTSKVSKETNDCINIAFEIPEHLKHNFKFRQGQYINVRRMIGGEDLRRSYSIVNAPSEGIAEIEILVKRMDDGRVSRFLNDEVQLGDELEVLEPAGHFYTSYHPSNVKTYVGLAAGSGISPVLSNIKEALYQEPKSTAYLFFSNRSFENIIFRKEIDALAEKFEGRLKVIYLLSREKHFEDELFEGRICAGKLEQLFTRFPEIDPAETTFFICGPSEMIKDVSEYLKKDKKVPSLQVMYEYYSAPDDEESREMSEEFKAIPNIESFVTLIIDDDEYNIHLNSKKESILDKALKDNLPVPFACKGGVCCTCKAQVMEGEVFMEKNFALTEDEVERGFVLTCQCHPTTNIVMLNYDV; from the coding sequence ATGCATCATTTTCATATTTTAAAGACTTCTAAAGTTAGTAAGGAAACCAACGACTGTATCAATATTGCTTTTGAAATTCCTGAGCACCTTAAACATAATTTCAAATTCAGACAGGGGCAGTATATCAACGTGCGCCGGATGATCGGTGGTGAGGATTTGCGCCGGTCGTATTCTATTGTCAATGCCCCTTCGGAGGGAATTGCGGAAATTGAAATCCTGGTAAAAAGGATGGATGACGGGCGTGTTTCCAGATTCCTTAATGATGAGGTTCAGCTCGGTGACGAACTGGAGGTGCTGGAACCGGCGGGACACTTTTACACCAGTTATCACCCCTCCAACGTGAAAACTTACGTGGGACTGGCTGCCGGAAGCGGAATTTCCCCGGTTTTGTCGAACATCAAGGAGGCGCTGTACCAGGAACCGAAATCAACGGCATATCTTTTTTTCAGCAACCGGTCGTTTGAAAATATAATCTTCAGAAAAGAAATCGATGCGCTGGCTGAAAAATTTGAGGGAAGACTGAAGGTGATTTATCTTTTGTCCAGAGAAAAACATTTTGAGGACGAACTTTTTGAAGGGCGAATCTGCGCCGGTAAGCTTGAACAGCTTTTTACGCGGTTTCCCGAAATTGATCCTGCGGAAACCACATTTTTCATTTGCGGACCTTCTGAAATGATCAAGGATGTTTCAGAATATCTCAAAAAGGACAAAAAAGTGCCTTCGCTTCAGGTCATGTACGAATATTACTCCGCACCGGATGATGAGGAAAGCCGCGAAATGAGCGAAGAATTCAAAGCGATTCCCAATATTGAAAGTTTTGTAACTTTAATCATTGATGATGATGAATACAATATTCATTTAAATTCAAAAAAAGAAAGCATCTTAGATAAGGCTCTAAAAGATAACCTGCCTGTGCCCTTTGCCTGCAAAGGCGGCGTGTGCTGTACCTGCAAAGCCCAGGTGATGGAAGGTGAGGTGTTTATGGAAAAAAACTTCGCACTTACGGAAGATGAGGTGGAGCGCGGTTTTGTACTCACATGCCAGTGCCATCCCACGACCAATATTGTGATGCTGAATTATGATGTTTAA
- the clpB gene encoding ATP-dependent chaperone ClpB, with translation MNLNQFTVKSQEAIQKAQQVAMEFGNQSIEPQHLLEGIFQSDENISKFLLKKSEADENLVRARNRESLETLPKVEGGNIYLSQSANKVLLEAPNIAKKMGDEYVTIEHLWLALIDVNSPVSTMLKDMGVTKSLLEGGIKELRKGSRATSASSEETYQSLNKYAKNFNELAAEGKLDPVIGRDEEIRRVLQILSRRTKNNPILIGEPGVGKTAIAEGIAHRIISGDVPENLMDKTLYSLDMGALIAGAKYKGEFEERLKSVVNEVIKSDGQIILFIDEIHTLVGAGGGEGAMDAANILKPALARGELRAVGATTLNEYQKYFEKDKALERRFQKVMVEEPDTESAISILRGIKDKYEAHHKVRIKDEAIIAAVELSQRYISDRFLPDKAIDLIDEASAKLRMEINSKPEELDVLDRRLMQMEIELAAISREGNQTKIDHLKEDIAKVTEQRNEINAKWLAEKQKSEDLTNIKKEIEALKLEAERASRVGDYAKVAEIQYGKLREKEDELQKLELEMQNHENELIKEEVTAENISEVISKWTGIPVTKLLQSEREKLLHLEEELHKRVVGQEEAITAVANAIRRNRAGLNDEKKPIGSFLFLGTTGVGKTELAKALAEFLFDDENNMTRIDMSEYQERHSVSRLVGAPPGYVGYDEGGQLTEAVRRRPYSVVLLDEIEKAHPDVFNTLLQVLDDGRLTDNKGRVVNFKNSIIIMTSNLGSPIIQERFDAATRDAEDRIDPFVIEETKNEVFNLLKQTLRPEFLNRIDEVVIFQPLSKKEIGKIVQYQLRGFNKMLEKKGIMMTATEDALNYITQKGYDPAFGARPLKRVLQQEVLNKLSKEILAGNIEDNQRIILDYFEESGLVFRPVE, from the coding sequence ATGAACTTAAACCAATTTACCGTAAAATCACAGGAAGCCATCCAGAAAGCGCAACAGGTTGCGATGGAATTCGGCAACCAGAGTATAGAGCCGCAGCATCTTCTGGAAGGAATTTTCCAGAGTGATGAAAATATCTCAAAATTTCTGCTGAAAAAATCTGAAGCCGACGAGAACCTCGTGCGCGCACGCAACCGCGAAAGCCTGGAAACCCTTCCGAAAGTGGAAGGCGGAAACATATATCTAAGCCAAAGTGCAAATAAAGTATTGCTGGAAGCGCCGAATATTGCCAAGAAAATGGGTGATGAATATGTGACCATCGAACATTTATGGCTGGCTTTAATCGACGTTAATTCCCCGGTTTCCACCATGCTGAAAGACATGGGCGTTACCAAATCGCTTTTGGAGGGCGGCATTAAAGAACTTCGCAAAGGCTCCAGAGCAACGTCAGCAAGTTCCGAGGAAACCTATCAGTCATTAAATAAATACGCGAAAAATTTCAACGAGCTCGCGGCAGAGGGAAAACTGGATCCCGTGATCGGGCGCGATGAGGAAATTCGCCGTGTATTGCAGATTTTATCGAGAAGAACGAAGAACAATCCTATCCTAATCGGTGAGCCGGGTGTAGGGAAAACCGCGATTGCTGAAGGCATTGCCCACCGGATTATTTCCGGCGACGTCCCGGAAAACCTGATGGACAAAACGCTTTATTCACTGGATATGGGCGCACTGATTGCCGGTGCCAAATACAAAGGCGAATTTGAAGAACGGCTGAAATCCGTAGTGAACGAAGTGATAAAAAGCGACGGCCAAATCATCCTGTTCATCGACGAGATCCACACTTTGGTAGGAGCAGGCGGCGGTGAGGGCGCGATGGACGCAGCCAACATCCTGAAGCCGGCTTTGGCAAGAGGTGAACTTCGTGCAGTGGGCGCAACGACTTTAAATGAATATCAAAAATATTTCGAGAAAGACAAGGCGCTGGAAAGACGTTTCCAAAAGGTGATGGTGGAAGAACCGGATACCGAATCGGCGATCTCGATACTGCGCGGAATTAAGGATAAATACGAAGCGCATCACAAAGTGCGCATCAAAGACGAGGCGATCATTGCCGCGGTAGAACTGTCGCAGCGTTATATATCAGACCGTTTTTTACCGGATAAAGCGATTGACCTCATCGATGAAGCCTCAGCAAAACTCAGGATGGAAATCAATTCCAAGCCGGAAGAACTCGATGTTCTGGACCGAAGACTGATGCAGATGGAGATTGAACTTGCAGCAATTTCCCGGGAAGGAAATCAGACGAAGATCGACCACTTAAAAGAAGACATTGCGAAAGTGACCGAACAGCGCAACGAAATCAATGCAAAATGGCTCGCTGAAAAACAGAAATCGGAGGATTTAACGAATATTAAAAAAGAAATTGAAGCGCTGAAATTAGAAGCCGAACGCGCTTCCAGAGTTGGGGATTACGCGAAAGTTGCTGAAATCCAGTACGGGAAACTGCGTGAAAAAGAGGACGAACTGCAAAAACTGGAACTCGAAATGCAGAACCATGAAAACGAGCTGATTAAAGAAGAGGTGACGGCAGAAAATATTTCGGAAGTCATCTCGAAATGGACCGGAATACCGGTGACAAAACTGCTCCAAAGCGAAAGGGAAAAACTGCTTCACCTCGAAGAAGAGCTCCACAAACGGGTGGTGGGCCAGGAAGAAGCCATCACCGCCGTTGCCAATGCCATCCGCAGAAACCGCGCCGGCCTGAACGATGAGAAAAAACCGATCGGAAGTTTCCTTTTCCTGGGAACCACCGGTGTCGGAAAAACCGAACTGGCAAAGGCGCTCGCCGAATTCCTGTTCGATGATGAGAACAATATGACCAGAATTGATATGAGTGAATATCAGGAAAGGCATTCGGTATCGCGACTGGTCGGGGCGCCTCCCGGATATGTAGGTTACGACGAAGGCGGACAATTGACCGAAGCCGTGAGAAGAAGACCTTATTCTGTGGTACTTTTGGATGAAATTGAAAAAGCGCATCCCGATGTTTTCAACACCTTATTACAGGTCTTGGACGACGGAAGGCTGACCGACAACAAAGGGCGTGTGGTGAATTTTAAGAATTCGATCATCATTATGACCTCCAATCTTGGTTCGCCGATCATTCAGGAACGTTTTGATGCGGCAACACGCGACGCAGAAGACCGTATTGATCCTTTTGTAATTGAGGAAACCAAAAACGAAGTTTTCAATTTATTAAAGCAGACCCTGAGGCCGGAATTCCTGAACCGTATCGACGAGGTGGTTATTTTCCAACCACTGAGCAAAAAAGAAATCGGAAAAATTGTACAGTATCAGTTGAGAGGATTCAACAAGATGCTGGAGAAAAAAGGTATTATGATGACCGCTACTGAAGATGCCCTAAACTATATTACGCAGAAAGGTTACGACCCGGCATTCGGAGCAAGACCACTGAAAAGGGTGCTGCAGCAGGAAGTTTTAAATAAACTTTCAAAAGAAATTTTGGCGGGGAATATAGAAGACAACCAGAGAATTATACTCGATTACTTTGAAGAAAGCGGTTTGGTCTTCAGACCTGTCGAGTAA
- a CDS encoding zinc metalloprotease — protein sequence MKKMLFGAFALAMATACTSDNAVTETQDPQGGDFAVAERRSCPSEEIRDEMLANDPAARARAADIENSTARFIQDKTLGRVLADGTVEIPVVVNVLYRTSAENISDAQIQSQIDVLNADYSGTNADATKIPTEFKSVSAGNTGIKFRLVKTVRKATKTRSWRTNDAMKKSSQGGIDATNPSQYLNMWVVGDMGSILGYATFPESAGLWNDGVVMAKNYFGKTSAAPYNLGRTTTHEVGHYLNLRHIWGDGTCATDYVDDTPTQASNNYGTPSYPQMDVCGGVSRSIMFMNYMDYVDDAAMYMFSAGQKARMQAIVAASGVRAGLRNL from the coding sequence ATGAAAAAAATGTTATTTGGAGCTTTTGCCCTTGCAATGGCTACAGCGTGTACCAGTGACAACGCAGTGACTGAAACTCAGGATCCGCAAGGGGGAGATTTCGCCGTTGCGGAAAGAAGAAGCTGTCCTTCAGAAGAAATCAGAGATGAAATGCTCGCAAACGATCCTGCAGCAAGAGCCAGGGCAGCAGATATCGAGAACAGCACTGCGAGGTTTATCCAGGATAAAACTTTGGGCAGAGTTTTGGCAGATGGCACGGTGGAAATTCCTGTAGTGGTAAACGTACTTTACAGAACGAGTGCTGAAAATATTTCTGATGCGCAGATCCAGTCACAAATTGATGTACTGAACGCTGATTACTCGGGAACCAATGCTGATGCCACTAAAATCCCAACAGAATTCAAATCGGTATCTGCAGGCAATACAGGAATTAAATTCCGTCTGGTAAAAACTGTAAGAAAAGCTACAAAAACAAGGTCATGGAGAACGAATGATGCGATGAAGAAATCCTCACAGGGCGGCATTGATGCTACGAACCCATCACAATACCTGAATATGTGGGTGGTTGGCGACATGGGAAGCATCCTGGGCTATGCCACTTTTCCTGAATCTGCCGGGCTTTGGAACGACGGTGTCGTGATGGCGAAAAATTACTTCGGCAAAACATCTGCAGCACCATACAACCTTGGGCGTACAACCACCCACGAAGTTGGTCACTACCTTAACCTTCGCCACATTTGGGGCGACGGCACCTGCGCAACAGATTATGTAGATGACACCCCTACGCAGGCTTCCAATAATTACGGAACGCCTTCTTATCCGCAGATGGACGTTTGTGGCGGCGTATCACGCTCCATAATGTTCATGAATTATATGGATTATGTTGATGATGCAGCAATGTACATGTTTTCTGCAGGCCAGAAAGCAAGAATGCAGGCTATCGTTGCAGCCAGCGGCGTAAGAGCCGGACTTAGAAACCTCTAA
- a CDS encoding M1 family metallopeptidase, with protein sequence MNFKFPKMIAAALTVISVSMTAQDAPKYDYNAAFNPFFYKNNGTETRSASGKPGHNYWQNRADYILNATLNEAKKEITGSAEITYTNNSFDNLEFLWLQLDQNLFKKDSRGNAIIPLSGSRNGAKGQEFDGGYTIKNVEIISTNGKNMKVAPRYFITDSRMQIDLPQELKAKGGVVKFKIDYAFVSPDYGSDRMGVEDTKNGKIFTVAQWFPRMAVYDDISGWNTLPYLGAGEFYLEYGDVTANITVPAHHYVVASGELLNPKDVYTSEQNRKWDEARKSDKTVIIRSAAEANAAAKSSNSTKTWKFKIENTRDFAWASSPAFILDGARINLPSGKKALAVSAYPVESDGQGAWGRSTEYTKASIENYSKRWYEYPYPAAVNVAGNEGGMEYPGIVFCHMDSKGYDLWGVTDHEFGHIWFPMIVGSNERLHAWMDEGFNTFINNISEKDFNNGEYYQPKPLSSMAFFFNNDKMEPVMTAPDNMKEMNLGFLAYYKPGAGLQMLRENILGEERFDKAFREYIKRWAFKHPAPDDFFRTMENVSGEDLSYFWRGWFQNKWKIDQAVKSVKYKNNDYKSGSVIKLENIGQLPMPVKGEITFKDGSKQEFALPVEVWKRNTEWTFELPTSKEIASVKLDPKGTLPDADPSNNTFKFTSAVAENVDLKAYQGTFSSKDVPLKIVTKVENGKLTAQATGQQPFPLEYDGEDKFVFELAQIEVAFNKDKKGFTLNQGGQSFKFTKE encoded by the coding sequence ATGAATTTCAAATTTCCAAAAATGATAGCCGCTGCGCTCACGGTTATCTCGGTAAGTATGACTGCCCAGGATGCTCCAAAGTACGATTACAATGCAGCATTCAATCCGTTTTTCTACAAAAATAACGGTACAGAAACCCGATCTGCAAGCGGCAAACCCGGCCACAATTACTGGCAGAACCGTGCCGATTACATCCTGAACGCTACTTTGAACGAAGCCAAAAAAGAAATTACCGGCAGTGCGGAAATCACCTATACCAATAACAGTTTTGATAACCTGGAATTCCTTTGGCTGCAGCTGGACCAGAACCTTTTCAAGAAAGATTCCCGCGGAAATGCCATCATCCCGCTGTCCGGCAGCCGTAACGGAGCCAAAGGACAGGAGTTTGACGGGGGCTACACCATAAAAAATGTGGAAATTATCTCTACAAATGGCAAAAATATGAAGGTGGCTCCCAGGTATTTTATTACCGATTCCCGGATGCAAATCGACCTTCCACAGGAGCTGAAAGCGAAAGGTGGAGTGGTAAAATTTAAAATTGATTACGCTTTTGTGTCTCCGGATTACGGTTCAGACAGGATGGGAGTGGAGGATACCAAAAACGGTAAAATTTTCACGGTGGCGCAGTGGTTTCCGAGAATGGCTGTATATGATGATATCTCAGGATGGAATACGCTGCCTTACCTTGGTGCAGGCGAATTCTATCTGGAATATGGTGATGTTACGGCGAATATAACGGTACCTGCACACCATTATGTAGTGGCGTCGGGTGAGCTGCTTAACCCTAAGGATGTTTATACTTCTGAACAGAACAGAAAGTGGGACGAGGCCAGGAAATCCGACAAAACGGTCATCATCCGTTCTGCGGCTGAAGCCAATGCCGCAGCAAAGTCGTCAAATTCAACCAAAACCTGGAAATTTAAAATTGAAAATACGCGCGATTTTGCCTGGGCATCATCGCCGGCCTTTATTCTGGACGGTGCCCGAATCAACCTTCCGAGCGGCAAAAAAGCCCTCGCAGTTTCGGCGTATCCTGTAGAGAGTGACGGGCAGGGCGCATGGGGAAGATCTACCGAATACACAAAGGCTTCCATTGAAAATTACTCAAAAAGATGGTACGAATATCCGTATCCCGCCGCTGTGAATGTCGCAGGAAATGAGGGCGGAATGGAGTACCCGGGAATCGTTTTCTGCCATATGGATTCCAAAGGTTATGATCTTTGGGGTGTTACAGACCATGAATTCGGGCACATCTGGTTCCCGATGATCGTGGGTTCTAATGAGCGGCTCCATGCCTGGATGGACGAGGGGTTCAATACTTTTATCAATAATATTTCTGAAAAAGATTTCAACAACGGCGAATATTACCAGCCGAAACCGCTCTCCAGTATGGCCTTTTTCTTCAACAATGACAAAATGGAACCGGTGATGACGGCTCCCGACAATATGAAGGAAATGAATCTTGGCTTCCTGGCTTACTACAAACCCGGTGCAGGACTTCAGATGCTGCGCGAGAATATTCTGGGTGAAGAGCGTTTCGACAAGGCATTCCGCGAGTACATTAAGAGATGGGCCTTTAAACATCCTGCTCCTGATGATTTTTTCCGCACGATGGAAAATGTTTCCGGCGAAGATTTGAGTTATTTCTGGAGAGGCTGGTTCCAGAACAAATGGAAAATTGACCAGGCTGTGAAAAGCGTGAAATATAAAAACAACGATTATAAATCCGGGTCCGTTATCAAACTTGAAAATATCGGGCAGTTGCCCATGCCGGTGAAAGGCGAAATCACCTTTAAAGACGGCAGCAAACAGGAGTTTGCGCTGCCGGTTGAGGTTTGGAAAAGGAATACTGAATGGACTTTTGAACTTCCCACCAGTAAAGAGATTGCTTCCGTAAAACTTGATCCTAAAGGGACGCTGCCGGATGCCGACCCGTCCAACAATACCTTTAAATTTACCTCCGCTGTGGCAGAAAATGTAGATTTGAAAGCGTATCAGGGTACTTTTTCCAGCAAAGATGTTCCCTTAAAAATTGTTACGAAGGTTGAGAACGGTAAGCTCACTGCGCAGGCCACAGGACAGCAGCCGTTCCCGCTGGAATATGACGGCGAAGATAAATTTGTCTTCGAACTGGCGCAGATCGAAGTGGCGTTCAATAAAGACAAAAAAGGATTTACGCTGAACCAGGGCGGGCAAAGTTTTAAATTCACAAAAGAATAA
- the fabV gene encoding enoyl-ACP reductase FabV has product MIIQPRTRGFICLTAHPEGALQTVKNQIEYIKSKGKIANGPKKVLVIGASTGFGIASRIAAAFGSDAATIGVFFEKPSSEGKLGTAGWYNSAAFEQEAHKAGLYAKSINGDAFSDEIKQQTIDLIQKDLGQVDLVVYSLASPRRTHPKTGVAHASVLKPIGAPFTNKTVDFHTGAVTDITIAPVENDDDISNTVAVMGGEDWKFWMEDLKNAGVLADGVKTVAYSYIGPELTFPIYRNGTIGQAKNDLEESVKHINEMLKDLNGKAYVSVNKALVTQSSSAIPVVPLYISLLFKAMKEKGTHEGTIEQMQRLFAERLYTEDENVPLDENGRIRIDDWEMAEDVQAEVAKNWDKVTTENLSEISDIEGYRRDFFNLFGFEIDGVDYEKDTNEDVKVPSIAG; this is encoded by the coding sequence ATGATTATTCAACCCAGAACAAGAGGATTCATCTGTTTGACTGCGCATCCGGAAGGTGCTTTGCAAACTGTTAAAAATCAGATAGAATACATAAAATCAAAAGGTAAAATTGCCAACGGGCCAAAAAAAGTTTTGGTGATCGGTGCTTCTACCGGTTTCGGAATTGCTTCCAGAATTGCCGCCGCTTTCGGTTCGGATGCTGCAACCATCGGTGTTTTCTTCGAAAAACCTTCGTCTGAAGGAAAGTTGGGAACTGCAGGCTGGTACAATTCTGCCGCGTTCGAGCAGGAAGCACACAAAGCCGGGCTTTACGCCAAAAGCATCAACGGCGATGCGTTTTCTGATGAAATTAAGCAGCAAACCATAGATTTAATCCAGAAAGATTTGGGACAGGTGGATTTGGTGGTGTACAGCCTGGCTTCGCCGCGAAGAACACACCCTAAAACCGGAGTGGCACACGCATCTGTTTTAAAGCCGATTGGCGCACCTTTTACCAATAAAACCGTAGATTTTCATACAGGAGCAGTGACTGACATAACCATTGCCCCGGTTGAAAATGACGATGATATTTCCAATACCGTTGCGGTGATGGGTGGTGAAGACTGGAAATTCTGGATGGAAGATCTTAAAAATGCCGGAGTTTTGGCTGATGGTGTAAAAACCGTTGCATACTCGTACATCGGCCCTGAACTGACGTTCCCGATTTACAGAAACGGAACAATCGGTCAGGCAAAAAATGACCTGGAAGAATCCGTTAAACACATCAACGAAATGCTGAAAGACCTGAACGGGAAAGCCTACGTTTCAGTAAACAAGGCCCTTGTAACACAGTCCAGTTCGGCGATTCCGGTGGTTCCGCTTTATATTTCACTCCTATTTAAAGCGATGAAGGAAAAAGGAACGCACGAAGGTACCATCGAGCAGATGCAGAGATTATTTGCAGAACGGCTTTACACTGAAGATGAAAATGTTCCGCTCGACGAAAACGGCAGAATCCGTATCGACGACTGGGAAATGGCGGAAGACGTTCAGGCGGAAGTAGCTAAAAACTGGGATAAAGTGACGACAGAAAATCTTTCAGAAATCAGCGATATTGAAGGCTACAGGAGAGATTTCTTCAACCTCTTCGGTTTCGAGATCGATGGTGTGGATTATGAAAAAGATACTAATGAAGATGTGAAAGTTCCAAGTATCGCCGGCTAA